The sequence CGAGGCGAGCGGCCGGCTGGAAAACGTGCTGCGCGACGCCGCCGGCTTCGCCCAGTTCCGCCGCTCGGATTCGCGCTCGGCGCAGCCGACAAGCCAGGGCGCGACCCTGCGCGGGCTCGGCGGCAATGCGGCATCGCGCGCGCTGATCCTGCTCGACGGCGTGCCGCTCGCCGATCCGTTCGGCGGCTGGGTCAGCTTCTCCGCGATCGATCCTGAGCGGCTGCAGGGCGCGCGCGTCACGCGCGGCGGCGGATCGGGCATCTATGGGCCGGGCGCACTGGCCGGCACGATCGAACTGTCGAGCGCCGCCGCCGGCCAGATCGCGCCGTTGTGGGCGGAGGTCGATTATGGCAGCCGCAACTCGGTCGATACGACCGCGGGCGTGGCGCAGGGCCTCGGCGGCGGCAGCGCCGTCCTGAGCGGCCATTATGCGCGCGGCGACGGCTTCGTGCCGATCATCGCGGCGGATCGCGGTCCGGTCGACGTGGCGGCGCCCTATCGCGAAGCGTCGGTCTCCGGCCGGCTGGTCTTCCCGGTCGGCGACAATAGCGAGCTGCAGACCTCGATGCTGGCGTTCAGCGACAAGCGCACGCGCGGCACCGCCTTCACCCCCAACGACACGCGCGGCGCCGATGCCAGCGTGCGGCTCGTCGGCCGCGGCGCCTGGGGATACGAGGCGCTCGGCTATGTCCAGGTGCGATCGTTCACCGCCGGCTTCGCCTCGATCAACGATGCGCGCACCACCGTCACCCAGACGCTCGACCAGTATAGCGTGCCCTCCACCGGGCTCGGCGGCCGGTTCGAGCTGCGGCCGCCGGTCGGCACGCACGTGCAGCTGCGCATCGGCACCGACACGCGCTACGTCACCGGCGAGACCGACGAGCTTTATTCCTACGTCACCGGCTCCCCCACCCGCACGCGCCGCGCGGGCGGCGATGCGCTGACGATCGGCGGATTTGCCGAGGCGGGGCTGGAGCCGCTGCGCGACCTGACGCTGACCGCCGGCGGCCGCATCGATCGCTGGCGGATCGACGGCGGCTTCCTCGACCAGAAATTGATCGCGACCGGCGCCGCGCTCACCAACAACCGCTATCCCAACCGCGAGGGCTGGCGGCCGACCGCACGCGGCGGCTTTGCGTGGAAGCCCGGCGGCGGGCCGGTCTCGATCCGTGGTGCCGCTTATCTCGGCTGGCGCCTGCCGACGCTGAACGAGCTCTATCGCCTGTATCGCGTCGGCGCCGACGCGATCGACGCCAATCCGTCGCTGAAGCCCGAGCGGCTGCGTGGGATCGACGGCGGGATCGACTACGATCCGCTGCCCAACCTGCATCTGTCGGCCACCGCCTTCACCAACCGGCTGAGCGACGCCATCGCTAACGTGACGATGGGCATCGGGCCGGGCACCTTCCCCGATGTCGGCGTCGTCGCGTCGGGCGGCCGCTATCAGGTGCGCGAGAATCTGCGCGCGATCACCTCGTCCGGCGCCGAGCTGGAAGCGCGGCTGAAGCTGCACCAATGGACGCTCGCCGCCTCCTACGCCTACACCGATGCGCGCGTGCATGCCGACGGTACGGCGGTGGTGCTCAACGGGCTGCGCCCGGCGCAGACGGCGCGGCATCAGGCTTCGGGCACGCTCGGCTGGGAGGGCTGGCGGCGCGTCGCGCTCTCGGCGACGCTGCGCTACGTCGGGCCGCAATATGAGGACGATCTCAACCAGGAGACGCTGAAGGGCGCGGTCACGCTCGACGCGACCGCGCGCGTGCCGATCCTCTCCCACCTGTCGGTGATCGCGCGCGCGGAGAATCTCAGCAACGTGCGCGTCGAGGCGGGCATCTCCGGCAACGACATCATCGAGCGCGCTACCCCGCGGACATTGTGGATCGGGTTGCGGTTCGAATAACGACGCATCGCCCTCCCCGTGCTCCTGCGAAAGCAGGAGCCCAGGCCTGCACCTGCGGCGCTCGCCTCACCTGGGCTCCTGCGTGCGCAGGAGAACGGGTGACGTGCGACGCTAGCGCAGCAGCAGTACCGCCGGCCTAAGCCCCTCCGCCCGCGCCTCGATCCGCATCGCGCCCGTGCCGGTCGCTTGCACGATCGCGGCGCACAGCCCGTTGAAGGCGCTCCGCCGGTCGGCATGATCGGGCTCGAGGCTGCGCGGGTCGCCATTGTCGACGCCAAGCAGCCGCAGGTCGCCCGACAGCGCGAACCGCACGCCGTTCGACGCGGTCGGCACCTCGCGCCCCTTCGCATCGACGATCGCAGTGCGTACCACCGCCACCTCGCCCACGCCCGCCAGCCGGCGACGATCGCTCGACAGCGCGATTGCGGCGGGCGCGCCGGTCGTCTCGCGTCGGTCGGTCAGGATCAGGCGGCCGTTGCGATAGCCGCGCGCCTCGATCCGGCCCGGCGCATAGGGCACCTGCCATTCGAGGTGGCGATTATGCTCGACCGGCTTGCGCCCGAGGCTGCGGCCGTTGACCAGCAGCTCGACCGCGTCGCAGTTCGAATGGACCCACACCGCGATCGACTGGTCCTCGCGCCCCGCCCAGTTCCAGTGCGGGAACAGGTGCAGCACCGGCGCATCGCCCCACCACGCGCGATAGTAATAATAATTGTCCTTGGGGAAGCCGCAGGTGTCGAGGATGCCGAAGTTCGACGTGTGGTTCGGCCAGCGCTCGAACGGGGTCGGCTCGCCGCGATAGTCGAACCCGGTCCAGACGAACCCGCCCGACAGGAAGGGCCGCTCCGAATAGAAGGTCCACCAGCGTTCCGCCGTGCTCGCCCATTTGGGGAAATCGGTATCGTAGGCGGGCACGATCCCGGCGGCATCGTCGCGCTTATATTCGCCGCGCACCGACACCGTGCTCGCCGTCTCGGTGCCGATCATCGGCACCTTCGGGTGGCTCGCATGATAGGCATCGATCGCGTCGAGATAATAATTGCAGCCCATCACGTCGAGTTCGGAGCTCGCGCCCTCGCCGAACTTGCCGTTCATCGCCTCGGTCACCAGCCTCGTGCCGTCGAGCTCGTAGACGCGCCGCTTCATCGACGCAGCGATGCGGCGGCCATTTTCGGTGCCGCGATGGATCTCCTCGTTGCCGATGCTCCACAGGAAGATCGACGGGTGGTTGCGGCCGCTGCGCACCATCCGCTCGAGCTGGCTCATCCCCTCGGGATTGCTCGACATCTGGCGCGTCTCCTGCAGCACCAGCATGCCGAGCCGGTCGCACGCCGCCAGCACCGCGGGCGCCGCCGGATGGTGGGTCGAGCGATAGGCGTTCGAGCCCATCGCCTTGAGCTGCTCGATCCGCCAGACGTGCAGGCTGTCGGGCACCGCAAAGCCGACCCCGGCATGGTCCTGGTGGTTGCAGGTGCCCTTCACCTTCACCGGCTTGCCGTTGAGGAACAGGCCTTGGTCGGGATCGAAGCGGATGGTGCGGATGCCGAAGACCGTCTCGTCGCGATCGACCACGGCGCCGTCGACCAGCAATTCGCTGACGAGGCGATGCAGCGCCGGCGTCTCGATCGACCAGAACGCCGGCCGAGCGAGCATCGTCTGCTGCGGGCACGCGACCGCGCCCCACGCGGGCAGCGCCAGCGGGTCGGAGGTGAGCGTCGCCAGCAATTGCCCGTCGGGGCCGAATATGGTCGAGCGCAGCCGCGCGGTGGCGGCCGGCCCGTCATTGTCGATCTCGGTGGCGAGCGCGACCCGCGCCGTCTCGCCCTCGACCGTGCAGCGCGCGACGGCACCCCATTGCCGCACATGCGCCGGCGCGGTCTTGACCAGCCGCACGTGGCGATAGAGACCCGCGCCCTCGTAGGACCATGCCTCGCCCAGCCCGACATCGCAGCGGACGAGCAGGATATTGTCCTCGCCCGGCTTGACGAAATCGGTGACGTCGAGGGTGAACGGCGCATAGCCGCTCTCGTTCGAGCCGACCACGAAGCCGTTGAGCACCACCAGGCAATCGCGCGACACGCCGTCGAATTCGAGCGACAGGCGCCGCCCGGCATCCTCCGCCGCGATCGGCAGTTTGCGGCGATACCAGCCGACGCTGGTCGCCGGGAAGCGGCGGCCGAGCGGCTTGAACCCCTGGAAGGCGCCGATATGGTCTTCCTTGCTGCCCGGCTCGCCGAACTTCGTGAACGGCAGGTCGACCGCCCAATCGTGCGGCAGCTCGACCGCCTGCCAGCCCTTGTCGTCATAATCGGGCTTCTGCAGCGCGATGTTGATCGTGCCCGACTTGGCATAGGTTTCGTGCGAGCCGCCAAACTCGAAATCCTGCGCCGGATCGGCACCATGGCCGAGATGGAAGCGCCAGGCCGTGTCGAGCGGCACGACGATGCGCGGCGAAGCCCCCTCGCCCGCCGCATGCGCCGGCAATGCCACCGCAGCGCCCGCCACGGTGCCGGCGACCATCATCTCGCGCCGCGTTACTCCACCCAATGCCGTCCTCCCGATGCCGGCGCCTATAGGATCGGCGGTCGCATGGCCGTCAAGCCCGCGCCGACGCGCGTCGATGCTTGCGAGCGATGCGGGCACATGGTCTATCGGGGCGATGCAATTGACCTGCCCAAGCTGCGCCGCGACCTATGACGTGCCCGACGGTGCGATCGGCGCGAACGGCCGCAAGGTGCGCTGCCGGGCGTGCGGCACGAGCTGGTTCGAGCCGCCGCACGCACCGGCCGCGCCCGTCGCGCCGCTCACCCCGCCCCCCATTTCGCAGCCCGAAGCCGTCGCGCCCGTGCCGGAACCGGCCGACGAACCGGTCTTCCCGCCACGCCGGCGCCGACGCGCGCTGCCGTGGATCCTGCTACTGCTGGCGGTGCTCGCGGTGGGGCTCGGCGTGACCGCCGCAATCCTCGCATTCGGGCCTGGCCCGGTGGCGACGCGGCTCGGTTTGAAGGAGGATCGCGTGCCGCTCGGCATCGCGATCACCAAGCAGCCCGACTGGCGGATGATCGCGGGCGGCAGCCAGCTGTTCGCGGTTTCCGGCCGCATCTGGAACCCGACGTCGGACAGCCAGCCGGTGCCCGACATCCGCGCCGAGTTGAAGGACGCCCACGGCAAGACCGTCTATGCCTGGACGATCGCGCGCCCGACGCCGCGGCTCGGGCCGGGTGCATCGGCGACGTTCGACGGCGCGGCGGTCGACGTGCCGGCCAGCTCGACCAACGTCAGCGTCAGCTTCGCCGGCACCGACGCGCCCTGATGCAAGTTTGTGCGCCACCGGCATTGCGGGCGGCAAAACCCTCTGCTAGGGGCTCGCGCCTGCCAGCACCCCGGCGGTCAGCCGGGGCCCTTCTCGATGTGCGGTCGTGGCGGAACTGGTAGACGCGCAACGTTGAGGTCGTTGTGGCCGAAAGGCCGTGGAAGTTCGAGTCTTCTCGACCGCACCACACAGTCCGAGTGGCTGTTGTTATTTGAGAGCATGGCCGGAATGGCGGGGAATAAGCCCCGTAATTCCGGCACTTTGCCACTCCCCGCGAAGGCTGTGTGGCAGTCGAGGTCTCGGATCAGCGCTTGTTTGCGCGTGATTGGCGCCTCGGTCTCTGCGGGCCATTTCGCAGACCTCAATGCATCGTTGCGATCAGGCCATGCCGCCCGAACGACACAAGGCGCCCGCGGCGCCCTCTGCTTATGTTCTGATCGCGCGTTATGCTGCCAACAGCATCGCCCGCTGCGCGGCCCAAGCGATCGGTAGATCGACCTCGGTCAGTACGGAGCGGGTCACTGTGGTGGGTTGGCATCCCGCCAGGATCGCTTTGACGATCTCAGGTGCGAGCCAGCTCAGCTTGAGCAGCATCGTCAGCCGTTTGCGACAGCGACCATGTGTCGCCGCGATCTGGTTGATAGAAGCGGTTGGGTTGGCCAGCACGAGCATCCGTGCGTCGATGGCATCGGCAAGCAGCGCGACCAGCCCGGCATCAGGCGATGCGCGGACCGGAGCCGCCTGCTCGCCCGCGAACACCAGCCGAAGCTCACGCCCGCGCCGGATGCGCTGAACCGGAGCATCGATGATGATGGCGATCTGGTCATCGTGGTGGCTCATTCCAAATGCCTGGAGCAGACGATGCTCGCTCACGCGGATCGTCACCCGCTCCTCGGCAAGGTCGATCCGCTCGACGATAGTCGGCAGAAGCTGAACCAGATCGCGCTCGCGCTCAGCCAGCCCCGCCGCTTTTGCCACGATGCGATCGACCGAGCGCGGATCGACCTTGAGCGCTGCCCGCGCCATCCGGTTGCGATCAAGCAGCAGCTCTTTGACCCGCCCGATGACCGCGCGCTCCAGATCGCGTGCGCCGACCCGCCATGCCGGCTGGTCCGCCGATGCGTTGCGGGTCGCATAATAGAGATAGCGCCGGCTCCCTCGGGTTGCGTGATTGGTCGACATCGCGCGGCCGAGCCCATCGTAGAGCAGGGCGACCAGCAGACGACCATCGCGACTCTCGCGCTTCACGATCGAGCCCGGGCCGCGTGCCGCAAGCTTGTCGCGAACCTCGTCCCACAGTGCCTGGGTGACGATCGCGGGATGTTCACCGCGATGCGGATTACCCTTGTGGACGATGTCGCCCAGATAGATGCGGTTCGCCAGCAGATGGTAGAGCGTGCCGCGTCGGAACGCGACGCCACCCTTATGAGGCCCACTCGCGCGCAGCTGGACCTTGGTGCGATGGCCGTCCTGGTTTAGCTCGACGATCAGCTCCTTGACGGAGGGCAGTGCGACATATCGCTGATAGATGTGCCGGACGAGTGCAGCTTCGGGTTCGTTCACCACCAGCCTGCGATCCTGCACGTCATAGCCAAGCGGCACCGGTCCTCCCATCCACAGCCCCTTTCGCTTGGACGCCGCGATCTTGTCGCGGATGCGCTCGCCGGTGACTTCGCGCTCGAACTGCGCGAACGACAGCAGCATGTTGAGGGTGAGCCGCCCCATCGAGGTGGTCGTATTGAACGACTGAGTGACGCTCACGAAGCTCGCCCCTGCCCTATCGAGCACATCGACGATCTTGGCGAAGTCGGCGAGACTGCGGGTCAGCCGGTCGACCTTGTAGATGATGATCGTATCGACCTTGCCGCCCGCGATATCGCCAAGCAGCCGCTGCAACCCCGGGCGCTCCATGGTGCCGCCCGAGAAGCCGCCATCGTCATAGCGATCGGCAAGAAGCGTCCAGCCCTCAT is a genomic window of Sphingomonas nostoxanthinifaciens containing:
- a CDS encoding TonB-dependent receptor, which encodes MGAILLSAALAAAAADSSAPDIVVTGLGLPRQPGDAAYDSVEIDRQRLTDEASGRLENVLRDAAGFAQFRRSDSRSAQPTSQGATLRGLGGNAASRALILLDGVPLADPFGGWVSFSAIDPERLQGARVTRGGGSGIYGPGALAGTIELSSAAAGQIAPLWAEVDYGSRNSVDTTAGVAQGLGGGSAVLSGHYARGDGFVPIIAADRGPVDVAAPYREASVSGRLVFPVGDNSELQTSMLAFSDKRTRGTAFTPNDTRGADASVRLVGRGAWGYEALGYVQVRSFTAGFASINDARTTVTQTLDQYSVPSTGLGGRFELRPPVGTHVQLRIGTDTRYVTGETDELYSYVTGSPTRTRRAGGDALTIGGFAEAGLEPLRDLTLTAGGRIDRWRIDGGFLDQKLIATGAALTNNRYPNREGWRPTARGGFAWKPGGGPVSIRGAAYLGWRLPTLNELYRLYRVGADAIDANPSLKPERLRGIDGGIDYDPLPNLHLSATAFTNRLSDAIANVTMGIGPGTFPDVGVVASGGRYQVRENLRAITSSGAELEARLKLHQWTLAASYAYTDARVHADGTAVVLNGLRPAQTARHQASGTLGWEGWRRVALSATLRYVGPQYEDDLNQETLKGAVTLDATARVPILSHLSVIARAENLSNVRVEAGISGNDIIERATPRTLWIGLRFE
- the galA gene encoding beta-galactosidase GalA; translated protein: MGGVTRREMMVAGTVAGAAVALPAHAAGEGASPRIVVPLDTAWRFHLGHGADPAQDFEFGGSHETYAKSGTINIALQKPDYDDKGWQAVELPHDWAVDLPFTKFGEPGSKEDHIGAFQGFKPLGRRFPATSVGWYRRKLPIAAEDAGRRLSLEFDGVSRDCLVVLNGFVVGSNESGYAPFTLDVTDFVKPGEDNILLVRCDVGLGEAWSYEGAGLYRHVRLVKTAPAHVRQWGAVARCTVEGETARVALATEIDNDGPAATARLRSTIFGPDGQLLATLTSDPLALPAWGAVACPQQTMLARPAFWSIETPALHRLVSELLVDGAVVDRDETVFGIRTIRFDPDQGLFLNGKPVKVKGTCNHQDHAGVGFAVPDSLHVWRIEQLKAMGSNAYRSTHHPAAPAVLAACDRLGMLVLQETRQMSSNPEGMSQLERMVRSGRNHPSIFLWSIGNEEIHRGTENGRRIAASMKRRVYELDGTRLVTEAMNGKFGEGASSELDVMGCNYYLDAIDAYHASHPKVPMIGTETASTVSVRGEYKRDDAAGIVPAYDTDFPKWASTAERWWTFYSERPFLSGGFVWTGFDYRGEPTPFERWPNHTSNFGILDTCGFPKDNYYYYRAWWGDAPVLHLFPHWNWAGREDQSIAVWVHSNCDAVELLVNGRSLGRKPVEHNRHLEWQVPYAPGRIEARGYRNGRLILTDRRETTGAPAAIALSSDRRRLAGVGEVAVVRTAIVDAKGREVPTASNGVRFALSGDLRLLGVDNGDPRSLEPDHADRRSAFNGLCAAIVQATGTGAMRIEARAEGLRPAVLLLR
- a CDS encoding zinc-ribbon domain-containing protein — translated: MQLTCPSCAATYDVPDGAIGANGRKVRCRACGTSWFEPPHAPAAPVAPLTPPPISQPEAVAPVPEPADEPVFPPRRRRRALPWILLLLAVLAVGLGVTAAILAFGPGPVATRLGLKEDRVPLGIAITKQPDWRMIAGGSQLFAVSGRIWNPTSDSQPVPDIRAELKDAHGKTVYAWTIARPTPRLGPGASATFDGAAVDVPASSTNVSVSFAGTDAP
- a CDS encoding recombinase family protein yields the protein MRDVKAKLRTRCAIYTRKSTEDGLEQEYNSLDAQHDACAAYVLSQRHEGWTLLADRYDDGGFSGGTMERPGLQRLLGDIAGGKVDTIIIYKVDRLTRSLADFAKIVDVLDRAGASFVSVTQSFNTTTSMGRLTLNMLLSFAQFEREVTGERIRDKIAASKRKGLWMGGPVPLGYDVQDRRLVVNEPEAALVRHIYQRYVALPSVKELIVELNQDGHRTKVQLRASGPHKGGVAFRRGTLYHLLANRIYLGDIVHKGNPHRGEHPAIVTQALWDEVRDKLAARGPGSIVKRESRDGRLLVALLYDGLGRAMSTNHATRGSRRYLYYATRNASADQPAWRVGARDLERAVIGRVKELLLDRNRMARAALKVDPRSVDRIVAKAAGLAERERDLVQLLPTIVERIDLAEERVTIRVSEHRLLQAFGMSHHDDQIAIIIDAPVQRIRRGRELRLVFAGEQAAPVRASPDAGLVALLADAIDARMLVLANPTASINQIAATHGRCRKRLTMLLKLSWLAPEIVKAILAGCQPTTVTRSVLTEVDLPIAWAAQRAMLLAA